The following proteins are co-located in the Thermococcus sp. genome:
- a CDS encoding universal stress protein: protein MFERILYPTDFSEVSLHALRHCIPELFKLGAKELYLLHVIDITVAEIEAFELEKVYRKKLEELAKEMKEKGINAKAEVRVGIPSLEIAEASEKANVDLIVTPSVGENVWRQMFMGSTASNLARATKRPVLLLKYRKKDDSFELAVDCSELFKRPLVALDFSKCSVKIVQMVKKFEELIEHGILLHSVDYGKIEELEHNIAIAKKNLEKSSKDLSAEFELEVMVGTASQAIIGTALAKGATLIVLGKKGRSILKDLILGSTAERVMRDSKLPVLLVPCE, encoded by the coding sequence ATGTTTGAGAGGATCCTATACCCAACCGACTTTTCGGAAGTTTCACTTCACGCTTTAAGACACTGCATTCCCGAGCTCTTCAAACTCGGCGCGAAGGAACTCTATCTTCTCCACGTCATAGACATAACCGTTGCGGAAATCGAGGCCTTTGAGCTCGAGAAGGTCTACAGAAAAAAGCTTGAGGAGCTGGCCAAAGAAATGAAGGAGAAAGGAATAAACGCGAAGGCTGAGGTAAGGGTCGGGATTCCTTCATTGGAGATAGCCGAGGCGAGTGAAAAAGCAAACGTTGACCTAATAGTCACCCCAAGCGTTGGTGAAAACGTCTGGAGGCAGATGTTCATGGGAAGCACCGCGTCGAACCTTGCAAGGGCCACTAAAAGACCTGTTCTCCTCCTAAAGTACAGGAAGAAGGACGACTCCTTCGAGCTGGCCGTGGATTGTTCGGAACTTTTCAAAAGGCCACTTGTGGCACTTGATTTCTCCAAATGCTCGGTTAAGATTGTTCAGATGGTTAAAAAGTTTGAGGAACTCATTGAACACGGAATTCTACTGCACTCCGTTGATTACGGTAAGATTGAGGAGCTCGAGCATAACATTGCGATAGCAAAGAAAAACCTCGAAAAGAGCTCAAAAGACCTCTCGGCGGAGTTCGAGCTTGAGGTAATGGTCGGAACGGCGAGCCAGGCCATAATAGGAACCGCCCTTGCAAAGGGCGCAACTCTCATAGTCCTCGGCAAGAAAGGGAGGAGCATCCTCAAGGACCTAATCCTTGGAAGCACGGCCGAGAGGGTAATGAGGGACTCAAAACTTCCCGTGCTCCTCGTTCCGTGTGAATGA
- a CDS encoding DUF99 family protein — MIRKVKPEIRVVGFDDGTFSFSFKAERRKTVLFGVVMKGSKEVVGAVSRWITVDGTDVTEKLIDAVVNSRFKDLRVIMLKGITYGGFNVVDLDALHRETGLPVIVVVRKRPDLKAMELALKKHFPDWLERVELLRKAPPLFEMIPGKLYVQALGLPVETAFQIVRVTTKTGLIPEPLRLAHIMASAFMTGESKRE, encoded by the coding sequence ATGATTCGAAAGGTAAAGCCCGAGATTCGCGTGGTCGGTTTCGACGACGGGACGTTTTCCTTTTCTTTCAAAGCCGAGAGGCGGAAGACGGTTCTGTTCGGGGTCGTCATGAAGGGCTCAAAGGAGGTTGTTGGGGCCGTTTCTCGGTGGATAACCGTTGACGGAACCGATGTCACCGAGAAATTAATCGACGCCGTCGTTAACTCCCGCTTCAAGGACCTGAGGGTTATAATGCTGAAGGGGATAACCTACGGTGGCTTCAACGTTGTTGACCTCGATGCACTTCACCGCGAGACGGGTCTTCCCGTAATCGTCGTGGTCAGAAAGAGGCCCGATTTGAAAGCGATGGAGCTGGCCCTGAAAAAACACTTTCCGGACTGGCTCGAGAGAGTTGAACTGCTCAGGAAGGCGCCTCCCCTCTTTGAGATGATTCCGGGAAAGCTGTACGTTCAGGCACTTGGCCTTCCGGTTGAGACGGCCTTTCAAATAGTCCGCGTCACCACAAAGACGGGCTTGATTCCCGAACCTTTGAGGCTGGCCCACATCATGGCGAGCGCCTTCATGACGGGAGAAAGCAAGAGGGAGTAG
- the cutA gene encoding divalent-cation tolerance protein CutA, protein MEAILVYTTFPDWESAKRVVRELLERKLIVCANLREHEAMYWWEGKIEEGKEVGAILKTEVSRWKALRDALRELHPYEIPMIARIDLDKLNREYSEWMARVLFG, encoded by the coding sequence ATGGAGGCGATACTCGTTTATACCACCTTCCCGGACTGGGAGAGTGCAAAGAGAGTCGTCAGGGAACTCCTTGAGAGAAAGCTCATCGTCTGTGCCAACCTCAGGGAACATGAGGCAATGTACTGGTGGGAGGGGAAAATCGAGGAAGGAAAGGAGGTTGGGGCTATCCTCAAGACCGAGGTGAGCAGGTGGAAGGCCCTTAGAGACGCCCTCAGGGAACTTCACCCATACGAGATACCGATGATAGCGAGAATTGACCTCGACAAGCTCAACAGGGAGTACTCCGAATGGATGGCTAGGGTGCTCTTCGGATGA
- a CDS encoding acylphosphatase has translation MRKVRAHLRIYGRVQGVGFRWSMQREARKLGVAGWVRNLPDGSVEAVVEGDEERVEALIGWAHQGPPLARVTRVEVEWEEPEGLEGFKVVG, from the coding sequence ATGAGGAAAGTCAGGGCGCACCTTAGGATATACGGGCGTGTTCAGGGAGTTGGGTTCCGCTGGAGCATGCAGAGGGAAGCGAGAAAACTCGGAGTGGCAGGCTGGGTGAGAAACCTCCCGGATGGAAGCGTGGAGGCTGTTGTCGAAGGCGACGAGGAGAGGGTTGAAGCCCTGATAGGCTGGGCCCATCAGGGGCCACCGCTGGCGAGGGTCACAAGGGTGGAAGTTGAGTGGGAAGAACCGGAGGGACTGGAGGGCTTTAAAGTCGTTGGCTGA
- a CDS encoding regulator of amino acid metabolism, contains ACT domain protein, whose translation MMLILEAYFKNYPARRKVAEFLFENGLSVKNGKIYLKNVEIPISELARAIGVNRKIIYHTIEYIEKTYPLKLIFERLNPLPSLIDVAPLMGWEVLEIDVEKENYQSAFAEVMRILAENGVPVMEVFGRNLREETSKIFIVIDGTLPVETFAKIKDIHGFQRLILHTPEKEKERLVCNYCEVKYCPKRVLLEAISQRL comes from the coding sequence ATGATGCTCATACTGGAGGCTTACTTCAAGAACTATCCCGCAAGGAGGAAGGTCGCTGAGTTCCTCTTTGAGAACGGTCTGAGCGTAAAGAACGGTAAAATCTACCTCAAAAACGTTGAAATTCCAATAAGCGAGCTGGCAAGGGCCATTGGTGTCAATCGGAAAATCATCTACCACACGATTGAATACATCGAGAAAACGTACCCTCTCAAGCTCATCTTCGAGCGCCTAAATCCCTTGCCGAGCCTCATTGACGTGGCCCCTCTGATGGGCTGGGAAGTCCTTGAGATTGACGTGGAGAAGGAAAACTACCAGAGCGCCTTTGCTGAGGTAATGAGAATCCTCGCTGAAAACGGAGTTCCCGTCATGGAGGTCTTTGGGAGGAACCTACGCGAGGAGACCAGCAAAATATTCATCGTCATTGATGGGACCCTTCCGGTTGAGACGTTTGCAAAAATAAAGGATATCCACGGCTTCCAGAGGCTCATACTCCACACGCCGGAGAAGGAGAAGGAAAGGCTCGTCTGCAACTACTGTGAGGTCAAGTACTGCCCCAAGAGGGTTCTCCTTGAGGCCATCAGCCAACGACTTTAA
- a CDS encoding ADP-dependent ribose-1-phosphate kinase: MFDVIGMGNLNYDIIFILDRFPEFHEKVVSREAHFGLGGAAGNTISWLATFGLKTGFIGAVGRDEIGEAHLRYFKNLGVDTSGIDVVDVPSGVAVAMVHGDDKRIVKHLGANALRRFKPEYAKNARLLHLSSNPPELIEEAVRFANENGILISVDIGEATIPRDVEGMIDYLLMNEDEYKRKYGSLDTSLSNAKNLIITLNGGGAIVREGNETFEVRGLSAKVIDSTGAGDSFDAGVIYGILNGWSLRDSAKLGMLLAYLTVQKVGARSAIVPLEEIIRMSKELKLDLPW; this comes from the coding sequence ATGTTCGACGTAATAGGGATGGGCAACCTGAACTACGACATAATTTTCATCCTCGACCGCTTTCCGGAGTTCCACGAAAAGGTGGTCTCCAGAGAAGCCCACTTTGGCCTCGGCGGTGCCGCTGGAAATACGATAAGCTGGCTCGCGACCTTTGGACTTAAGACTGGTTTCATTGGTGCAGTCGGGAGGGACGAGATAGGGGAGGCCCACCTCAGATACTTCAAGAACCTTGGCGTCGATACTTCCGGGATAGACGTCGTTGACGTTCCCTCAGGAGTTGCCGTTGCAATGGTCCATGGGGACGACAAGAGGATAGTCAAGCACCTCGGGGCGAACGCGCTCAGAAGGTTCAAACCCGAGTACGCAAAGAATGCGAGACTGCTACACCTCTCATCAAACCCGCCGGAGCTCATTGAGGAAGCCGTTCGCTTTGCCAACGAAAACGGAATACTGATTTCGGTGGACATAGGCGAGGCTACCATTCCAAGGGACGTGGAGGGAATGATTGACTACCTCTTGATGAACGAGGACGAATACAAAAGAAAATACGGCTCGCTCGATACCTCCCTCAGCAACGCCAAGAACCTGATAATAACGCTAAACGGGGGAGGGGCGATTGTTAGGGAAGGCAACGAGACCTTCGAGGTTCGCGGACTGAGTGCCAAGGTTATCGACAGCACGGGGGCAGGAGACTCCTTCGATGCCGGAGTAATCTATGGAATCCTCAACGGCTGGTCGCTCAGGGATTCGGCAAAGCTGGGCATGTTGCTAGCCTACCTCACCGTTCAAAAGGTTGGGGCGAGAAGTGCCATAGTCCCCCTTGAGGAAATTATCAGAATGTCAAAGGAGCTTAAACTGGATTTACCGTGGTAA
- the tfe gene encoding transcription factor E: MEVVSVARRKNKELLEIARDIGGEEAVEVVKALEKMKEATDEELAEKTGIRVNTVRRILYKLNDHGLADFKRIRDPETGWYYYYWRLETKRLPEIIKARKMAELKRLKEMLEEETSEIYYWCGEEGHPRLTFDEAMEYEFQCPICGKMLMQYDNSRIVEELKKRIEELEIELGLKKKPKKKKKA, from the coding sequence GTGGAGGTTGTCTCGGTGGCGAGACGAAAGAACAAGGAGCTCCTTGAAATCGCGAGAGACATAGGTGGAGAGGAAGCTGTAGAAGTTGTCAAAGCCCTTGAGAAAATGAAAGAAGCTACCGATGAAGAGCTCGCAGAAAAAACTGGAATCAGAGTTAACACCGTCAGAAGAATTCTATACAAACTAAACGATCACGGACTTGCCGACTTCAAGAGAATCCGCGACCCTGAGACTGGATGGTATTACTACTATTGGCGCCTCGAGACCAAGCGACTGCCCGAGATAATAAAGGCCAGAAAGATGGCCGAGCTGAAGAGACTGAAGGAAATGCTCGAAGAGGAAACTAGCGAGATATACTATTGGTGTGGTGAAGAAGGTCATCCAAGACTTACCTTTGACGAGGCAATGGAGTACGAGTTCCAGTGTCCTATATGCGGGAAAATGCTCATGCAGTATGACAACAGTCGAATTGTTGAGGAGCTAAAAAAGAGAATTGAAGAACTTGAAATCGAGCTCGGGCTTAAGAAAAAACCGAAAAAGAAAAAGAAGGCCTAA
- a CDS encoding DUF2110 family protein codes for MEEVVILEKVYGDRSGFEKLHRKLRSLLGDLEVEWKLSATTKNWVKVSLKGEDEEISANLVREEFGEVPYSLKNVEVGKTYRGRFIDLGKVGYGAYVDIGIFRPKPKDALIPLYYLKRTFGDRPVRQMIREFGWVDNLPVEVEVTNVEFGAREVELAFSDKQLKTIKNWLSDGYDKLFITGTISERVEEALIKTGHGRDVKRMEELGLMETLLVLKKGTQAPGIIKAIGPHLKGAVFGAIKFE; via the coding sequence ATGGAAGAAGTGGTTATTCTTGAGAAGGTTTACGGTGACAGGAGCGGTTTTGAAAAGCTTCACAGGAAGCTCCGCTCCCTTTTAGGCGATTTGGAAGTTGAGTGGAAGCTCTCTGCGACAACCAAAAACTGGGTGAAGGTAAGCCTCAAAGGGGAAGACGAGGAGATAAGCGCCAACCTCGTTAGGGAGGAGTTCGGCGAGGTTCCCTACAGCCTGAAGAACGTTGAGGTAGGGAAAACCTACAGGGGGAGATTCATAGACCTTGGGAAAGTTGGTTACGGTGCCTACGTTGACATCGGCATATTCAGGCCAAAACCCAAGGACGCTCTGATTCCTCTCTATTATCTGAAGAGAACCTTTGGAGACAGGCCAGTGAGGCAGATGATACGGGAGTTCGGCTGGGTTGACAACCTGCCCGTCGAGGTTGAGGTGACAAACGTTGAATTTGGAGCAAGGGAAGTCGAGCTGGCCTTCAGCGATAAACAGTTGAAGACGATTAAGAACTGGCTGAGCGACGGTTACGACAAGCTCTTCATAACCGGAACGATAAGCGAGAGAGTTGAAGAAGCGCTCATCAAGACGGGCCACGGCAGGGACGTCAAGAGAATGGAGGAGCTGGGTTTGATGGAGACCCTCCTCGTTCTGAAGAAGGGAACTCAGGCACCGGGAATAATAAAGGCCATTGGGCCCCACCTGAAGGGCGCGGTTTTCGGTGCAATCAAGTTTGAATGA
- a CDS encoding Mrp/NBP35 family ATP-binding protein, which yields MTIKAPTLNIGGLGADPLTERIKEKQKKWKYKVAVLSGKGGVGKSTVAVNLAAALAKKGYYVGLLDADIHGPNVAKMLGVDKADVLAERMEDGRFEMLPPMADFMGQITPIKVMSMGFLVPEDQPIIWRGALVTKAIKQLLGDVKWGELDFMIIDFPPGTGDEILTVVQNVQLDAAVIVTTPQEVALLDTGKAVNMMKKMEVPYIAVVENMSYLICPHCGNEIDLFGRGGGKKLAEKEGVEFLGEIPIDLKAREASDAGIPIVLYGDTPAAKAFMELAEKLVKKLEELKGEKGEEKTE from the coding sequence ATGACGATTAAGGCTCCGACACTCAACATAGGTGGCCTGGGCGCTGACCCGCTCACGGAGAGGATAAAGGAGAAGCAGAAGAAGTGGAAGTACAAGGTGGCGGTTCTAAGCGGTAAGGGTGGCGTCGGAAAGAGCACGGTAGCGGTTAACCTGGCGGCGGCTTTGGCGAAGAAGGGCTACTACGTTGGACTCCTCGACGCCGATATACACGGGCCGAACGTCGCCAAGATGCTCGGCGTTGACAAAGCTGACGTTCTAGCGGAGAGGATGGAGGATGGACGCTTCGAGATGTTGCCCCCGATGGCTGACTTCATGGGCCAGATAACGCCGATTAAGGTCATGAGCATGGGCTTTCTCGTTCCTGAAGACCAGCCTATAATCTGGCGTGGTGCTCTAGTCACCAAGGCAATCAAACAGCTCCTTGGAGACGTTAAGTGGGGCGAGCTGGACTTCATGATAATCGACTTCCCGCCCGGAACCGGCGACGAGATTCTCACCGTTGTGCAGAACGTCCAGCTCGACGCGGCCGTGATAGTCACAACTCCCCAGGAGGTAGCGCTACTCGACACCGGAAAGGCCGTCAACATGATGAAGAAGATGGAGGTCCCCTACATAGCGGTCGTCGAGAACATGAGCTATCTCATCTGCCCGCACTGTGGAAACGAGATTGACCTCTTCGGCAGAGGTGGAGGCAAGAAGCTCGCCGAGAAGGAGGGCGTCGAGTTCCTTGGGGAGATACCCATAGACCTCAAGGCCAGGGAAGCGAGTGACGCAGGAATTCCGATAGTCCTCTACGGTGACACTCCGGCGGCAAAAGCCTTCATGGAGCTGGCTGAAAAGCTCGTGAAGAAGCTTGAGGAACTCAAGGGAGAGAAGGGCGAAGAGAAGACCGAGTGA
- the porB gene encoding pyruvate synthase subunit PorB, whose amino-acid sequence MAVRKPPITTREYWAPGHAACAGCGCATALKLATKAFSEAMEEKYGDPNAFAIAQATGCMEVVSAVFPYTAWKVPWVHVAFENAAAVASGIDGAWKKKGLKGKILAIGGDGGTADIGMQALSGMLERWHNVVYLMYDNEAYMNTGIQRSSSTPYGAWTTTSPPGKYSIGEDKPKKWVALIAAAHQIPYVATASIGNPFDFVRKMKKAAKVDGPAFVQVHCTCPTGWKSPLEKGVEIARLAIETGVWPLFEIENGDFHNIKIQSPGGGAKVKREGGRVVAIEFKKPIEEYLKLQGRFKHLFKRPEAIDTLREQIKAMWKVLGVDVTLPKPEE is encoded by the coding sequence ATGGCCGTTAGGAAGCCCCCTATCACAACTCGCGAGTATTGGGCACCCGGACATGCAGCCTGTGCCGGATGTGGCTGTGCAACAGCCCTTAAGTTGGCCACCAAGGCCTTCAGCGAGGCCATGGAAGAAAAATACGGCGATCCCAACGCCTTTGCCATAGCCCAGGCAACTGGCTGTATGGAAGTCGTTTCGGCGGTCTTTCCATACACAGCATGGAAAGTTCCATGGGTGCACGTGGCCTTTGAGAACGCTGCTGCTGTTGCGAGCGGTATTGACGGCGCATGGAAGAAGAAGGGTCTCAAGGGCAAGATACTGGCCATAGGCGGTGACGGTGGAACCGCTGATATAGGTATGCAGGCCCTCAGCGGTATGCTGGAGCGCTGGCACAACGTGGTTTATTTGATGTACGACAACGAGGCTTACATGAACACTGGAATTCAGCGTTCGAGCTCAACCCCCTACGGAGCCTGGACAACCACAAGCCCGCCGGGTAAGTACTCAATCGGTGAGGACAAGCCCAAGAAGTGGGTTGCCCTAATAGCGGCCGCCCACCAGATACCATACGTTGCTACAGCAAGCATAGGCAACCCCTTCGACTTCGTCAGGAAGATGAAGAAAGCAGCGAAAGTCGACGGTCCAGCGTTCGTTCAGGTTCACTGTACCTGTCCAACTGGATGGAAGAGCCCCCTCGAGAAGGGCGTTGAGATAGCCCGCTTAGCTATTGAGACCGGCGTCTGGCCCCTCTTCGAGATTGAGAACGGTGACTTCCACAACATCAAGATACAGAGCCCCGGAGGAGGAGCCAAGGTGAAGCGCGAGGGAGGCAGGGTTGTTGCCATCGAGTTCAAGAAGCCCATCGAGGAGTACCTTAAGTTGCAGGGCAGGTTCAAGCACCTCTTCAAGAGACCCGAAGCAATAGACACCCTCCGCGAGCAGATAAAGGCTATGTGGAAGGTTCTCGGTGTCGATGTTACACTCCCCAAGCCGGAGGAGTGA
- the porA gene encoding pyruvate synthase subunit PorA, giving the protein MPIRTVMKANEAAAWAAKLAKPKVIAAFPITPSTLVPEKISEFVANGELDAEFIKVESEHSAISACVGASAAGVRTFTATASQGLALMHEVLFIAAGMRLPIVMAIGNRALSAPINIWNDWQDSISQRDTGWLQFYAENNQEALDLILIAYKVAEDERVLLPAMVGFDAFILTHTVEPVEIPDQEVVDEFLGEYEPKHAYLDPARPITQGTLAFPAHYMEARYGIWEANENAKKVIDEVFEEFEKKFGRKYQKVEEYRTDDAEIIFVTMGSLAGTVKEYVDNLREKGIKAGAAKMTVYRPFPIEDVRKLAKKAKVLALLEKNVTFSVGGALFQDFSRALINEKEKPIIVDFILGLGGRDVTFKDLDKALAIAQKALNGEEFSEVNWIGLRKEIL; this is encoded by the coding sequence ATGCCGATTAGAACCGTTATGAAGGCTAACGAAGCCGCCGCGTGGGCGGCCAAGCTGGCCAAGCCGAAGGTCATAGCGGCCTTCCCAATTACTCCCTCAACGCTCGTTCCCGAGAAGATAAGCGAGTTCGTGGCCAACGGTGAACTCGATGCGGAGTTCATAAAGGTTGAGAGCGAGCACTCCGCTATCTCTGCCTGTGTCGGTGCTTCCGCGGCGGGCGTCAGAACCTTCACCGCTACTGCTTCCCAAGGTCTGGCTCTGATGCACGAGGTCCTCTTCATAGCCGCTGGAATGCGCCTTCCCATAGTGATGGCCATTGGAAACCGCGCCCTCTCCGCGCCAATAAACATCTGGAACGACTGGCAGGACAGCATAAGCCAGCGCGACACCGGCTGGCTCCAGTTCTACGCTGAGAACAACCAGGAAGCGCTCGATTTGATACTCATAGCCTACAAGGTTGCGGAGGACGAGAGGGTTCTATTGCCGGCTATGGTCGGCTTCGACGCATTCATCCTAACGCACACGGTTGAGCCCGTCGAGATCCCAGACCAGGAGGTAGTTGACGAGTTCCTTGGCGAGTACGAGCCGAAGCACGCTTACCTCGATCCCGCTAGACCGATAACTCAGGGTACTTTAGCGTTCCCGGCTCACTACATGGAGGCTCGCTACGGTATCTGGGAAGCCAACGAGAACGCTAAGAAGGTCATCGATGAAGTCTTTGAGGAGTTTGAGAAGAAGTTTGGCAGAAAGTACCAGAAAGTTGAGGAATACAGAACTGACGATGCTGAGATAATCTTTGTTACGATGGGCTCATTAGCCGGAACAGTCAAGGAGTACGTTGACAACCTCAGGGAGAAGGGTATCAAAGCTGGAGCAGCCAAGATGACCGTTTATAGACCGTTCCCGATTGAAGATGTCAGGAAGTTGGCGAAGAAGGCGAAGGTTCTCGCGCTCCTCGAGAAGAACGTTACCTTCAGCGTTGGCGGAGCCCTCTTCCAGGACTTCAGCAGAGCCTTGATTAACGAAAAGGAGAAGCCAATCATAGTGGACTTCATCCTCGGACTCGGTGGCAGGGATGTAACCTTCAAGGACCTCGACAAGGCTTTGGCTATAGCACAGAAGGCCCTCAACGGGGAGGAGTTTAGTGAAGTCAACTGGATAGGCCTTAGGAAGGAGATTCTGTGA
- the porD gene encoding pyruvate synthase subunit PorD, giving the protein MAESPFKADIERVQKEYSEKMTPGAIVYLPGSSVVNKTGSWRVFMPEFNRDKCVRCYLCYIYCPEPAIYLDEENYPVFDYDYCKGCGICANECPTDAIVMVRESK; this is encoded by the coding sequence ATGGCTGAGAGCCCGTTTAAGGCCGACATCGAGAGGGTTCAGAAGGAGTATAGCGAAAAAATGACACCGGGAGCAATAGTTTATCTCCCCGGGAGTAGCGTAGTCAACAAGACCGGTTCTTGGAGAGTTTTCATGCCAGAATTCAACAGGGACAAGTGCGTCCGCTGTTACCTATGCTACATCTACTGTCCAGAGCCGGCCATATACCTCGACGAAGAGAACTATCCGGTCTTTGACTACGACTATTGTAAGGGTTGTGGTATCTGCGCGAACGAGTGCCCGACCGATGCTATAGTTATGGTTAGGGAGAGCAAGTGA
- a CDS encoding 3-methyl-2-oxobutanoate dehydrogenase subunit beta — MEIPENVKKRLSIPAEEHFFAGHTACQGCGASLGIRYVLKAYGRKTIFVIPACCSTIIAGPWPYTALDANLFHTAFETTGAVISGIEAALKARGIKVKGEDGVMVVGWAGDGGTADIGLQALSGFLERGHDAVYIMYDNEAYMNTGIQRSSSTPYGAWTTNTPGGKRHFLEKRHKKKVIDIVIAHEIPYAATASVAFPEDFIRKLKKARKIPGPSFIQLFAPCPTGWRSPTDKSIEIARLAVQTAYFPLFEYENGKYKINMPSPKKEPKPIEEFLKLQGRFKYMTKEDIENLQAWVLHEWEKLKKLAEVFG; from the coding sequence ATGGAAATTCCCGAGAACGTTAAGAAGAGGTTGAGCATCCCCGCTGAGGAGCACTTCTTTGCGGGTCACACCGCCTGTCAGGGCTGTGGCGCCTCACTCGGAATTCGTTACGTCCTCAAGGCCTACGGCAGGAAGACAATCTTCGTTATTCCCGCGTGCTGTTCGACAATCATAGCCGGCCCCTGGCCCTACACTGCCCTGGACGCTAACCTCTTCCACACGGCCTTTGAAACCACCGGTGCCGTTATAAGCGGTATCGAGGCGGCCCTCAAGGCAAGGGGAATAAAGGTCAAGGGCGAAGATGGAGTCATGGTCGTCGGCTGGGCTGGAGACGGTGGAACCGCTGATATCGGCCTTCAGGCCCTTTCAGGCTTCCTTGAGAGGGGCCACGACGCGGTTTACATCATGTACGACAACGAGGCTTACATGAACACTGGAATTCAGCGTTCGAGCTCAACCCCCTACGGAGCTTGGACGACGAACACTCCCGGAGGAAAGAGGCACTTCTTGGAAAAGAGGCACAAGAAGAAGGTCATTGACATCGTCATTGCCCACGAGATTCCCTACGCGGCAACTGCCAGCGTCGCTTTCCCAGAGGACTTCATAAGGAAACTCAAGAAGGCCAGGAAGATACCGGGTCCGAGCTTCATACAGCTCTTTGCGCCGTGTCCGACGGGCTGGCGCTCACCAACGGACAAGAGCATTGAGATAGCCCGCTTAGCGGTTCAGACGGCCTACTTCCCGCTCTTCGAGTACGAGAACGGCAAGTACAAGATAAACATGCCCAGCCCGAAGAAGGAGCCCAAGCCGATTGAGGAGTTCCTCAAACTGCAGGGTCGCTTCAAGTACATGACCAAGGAGGACATCGAGAACCTCCAGGCCTGGGTCCTCCACGAGTGGGAGAAGCTCAAGAAGCTCGCCGAGGTCTTCGGATGA
- the porA gene encoding pyruvate ferredoxin oxidoreductase, with the protein MAEYKPIRKVVSGNYAAAYAVKHARVQVVAAYPITPQTSIIEKIAEFIANGEADIQYVPVESEHSAMAATIGASAAGARAFTATAAQGLALMHEMLHWASGARLPIVMVDVNRAMAPPWSVWDDQTDSLAQRDTGWMQFYAENNQEVYDGVLMSFKVAETVNVPIMVVESAFILSHTYDVVEMIPQELVDEFLPPRKPLYDLADFSRPFSVGALATPNDYYEFRYKLAKAHEEAKKVIKDVGKEFGERFGRDYSDMIEKGYIEDADFVFMGMGSLMGTVKEAVDLLRKEGYKVGYAKVRWFRPFPKEELREIAESVKGIAVLDRNFSFGQEGILFNEAKGVLYNTDARPIIKNYIVGLGGRDFTVLDVKAIADNMKAIIESGKFDREVEWYHLKR; encoded by the coding sequence ATGGCGGAGTACAAGCCCATTAGGAAGGTTGTGAGCGGTAACTATGCCGCCGCTTACGCTGTTAAGCATGCCCGCGTTCAGGTCGTTGCCGCTTATCCGATAACTCCTCAGACAAGCATTATTGAGAAGATAGCCGAGTTCATAGCCAACGGCGAGGCAGATATCCAGTACGTTCCCGTTGAGAGCGAGCACTCGGCCATGGCCGCGACCATAGGTGCTTCTGCCGCGGGTGCGAGAGCCTTTACGGCAACAGCCGCCCAGGGTCTCGCTTTAATGCACGAGATGCTTCACTGGGCGAGCGGAGCGAGGTTGCCGATAGTTATGGTTGACGTTAACAGGGCAATGGCCCCGCCGTGGAGCGTCTGGGACGACCAGACCGATTCGCTTGCCCAGAGGGACACCGGCTGGATGCAGTTCTACGCTGAAAACAACCAGGAAGTTTACGACGGAGTTCTTATGTCCTTTAAGGTTGCCGAAACAGTAAACGTCCCAATAATGGTAGTCGAGAGCGCGTTCATCCTCAGTCACACCTATGACGTCGTCGAGATGATTCCGCAGGAGCTCGTTGATGAGTTCCTTCCACCAAGGAAACCGCTCTATGACTTGGCTGACTTCAGCAGACCGTTCTCGGTTGGAGCACTTGCCACGCCCAACGATTACTATGAGTTCCGCTACAAGCTTGCCAAGGCGCATGAAGAAGCTAAGAAAGTTATCAAAGACGTTGGCAAGGAGTTCGGCGAGCGCTTTGGCAGGGACTACAGTGACATGATTGAAAAAGGCTACATAGAGGACGCTGACTTCGTGTTCATGGGAATGGGTTCCCTCATGGGAACCGTCAAGGAAGCCGTTGACCTGCTCAGGAAGGAGGGCTACAAGGTCGGTTACGCAAAGGTTCGCTGGTTCAGGCCCTTCCCGAAGGAGGAGCTCAGGGAGATAGCCGAGAGCGTTAAGGGAATAGCGGTCCTCGACAGGAACTTCTCCTTTGGTCAGGAGGGAATACTATTCAACGAGGCCAAGGGCGTTCTCTACAACACCGATGCCAGGCCGATAATCAAGAATTACATCGTTGGTCTTGGTGGCAGGGACTTCACCGTTCTGGACGTTAAGGCAATAGCGGACAACATGAAGGCGATAATAGAGAGTGGCAAGTTCGATAGAGAGGTTGAGTGGTACCACCTCAAGAGGTGA